The following is a genomic window from Hymenobacter monticola.
AGCTTAGCGTATGCGGCCACAGACGCAAACACTGGCCAGACGCCTAATATCCAGGCGATTAGCTATACCAATAATTACAGCGGCAGCCCCGCAACCCAGCTTTTTAGCATCGAGAGAACCGGTAGCCGGCTGGTGCAGCACGCGCCCTCCAGTGCCAGTACGCTGGCCACTGTCGGCCCCTTAGGCGTCAGCCTCCCGGTTAATTTCGATTTTGGTATTGCCGCCAATTCGCAGTCCCAGACCAATCAATTGTACCTGATGACGTGCGCGTCGACCGGCCAGTATACGTACACCGCCAACTGGTACCGGGTAAATGCCGGCACCGGGGCGGCCACTTTAGTAGGTACCATTGGCACTCCTGATTCGTTCACCCGCATCGGCAATGTGGCCGTACCCTATACCCTCGTTTCGGCCACCCGCGACCAAGCCGATTTAGCTACGGACTTGAGTGTGTACCCCAACCCGGCGGCGGGCGCGGCCAGTCTGCGCTTCCGCCTGCTGCGGGCGGCCGCCGTGGAGCTGCGCGTCACCGACGCGCTGGGCCGCAAAATGCCCGCGCCCCCCGCCAGGCCGCTAGCTGCAGGCCCGCAGGCGCTTCGATGGGAAACGAGCGGGATTCGGCCCGGGCTTTATGTGGTGCGTTTGCTGGTGGATGGGCAATTAGCGGCCCAGCGGCGCGTAGCCGTGGCGGACTAGGCTCCCGCGCGGTTGCAAAAGCCTTTTGAGCTGGATGTAACCGCGTTTTTGCGTTGCAGGCGTTTACCTAAAGCCTCCGGTTGGAAGGAAACCAATCCGAGTTACATTCGCTGCCCCAATTGGCTTCACCGACGCTGTCGTTCGCTAGGCGGGGCCTTTTCCGCCAACAATCCCTTCATCCATGCGCGTTTTCATCACCGGAGCCAACCGGGGCCTGGGCCTCGAACTCACCCGCCAGTACCTGGAGCGCGGCGACCAGGTGTTTGCCGCCAGCCGGCAGCCCACCCAGGCCGCTGAGCTGCAGCAGCTGCGCCAGCAATACGCCGACCGCCTCGTGCTACTGCCCCTCGACGTGGCCAAAGCCGACTCCATCGCCGCGGCCGCGCAAGCCGTGCAAAGCCAGACCGATGCGCTCGACGTGCTCATCAACAACGCCGGGGTGTACCCGCACGCGGGCTCGGGCGACGCCCACCAGCGCCTGGGCCAGCTCACCCACGACGACGCCATCGAAACCATGCAGGTGAACGCCATTGGGCCGCTGCTGGTGGCGCAGGCGCTGCTGCCGCTGCTGCGCGCCGGCCAGCGGGGCCGCATCCTGAGCATCTCCTCGGGCCAGGGCTCGCTCACCTGGAAAGCCACCGGCGACCCTTACCACTACAGCGCCAGCAAGGCCGCCCTGAACATGTACATGCGCAGCCTGGCCGCCGAAGTCGGCCACATGGGTCTGCTTTCGGTGCTGGTGGACCCGGGCTGGATGCGCACCGAGATGGGCGGCGACCACGCCACCCAGGAGCCAGCCGACTCGGCCCGCGGCATCATTCGCCTGGCCGAGCAGTTGCACGCCGACGAAAATGGCAGCTTCCTGACCTGGCAGGGCCAGCACGTGCCGTGGTAGGCTGCTGAAATCACAGAAGTAATTAGCCCGTTTTGCTGAAAAAGCCCGTTGCGCCTGCGCAACGGGCTTTTTCTATTCCAATGCGTTAATGGGCAATGGAAATGTAAGCCATACAGTTCAGTAAGAAAATCACTTGTGTAGTGGCTACTCACTTACCAGCTGGCTTTTACTAATTTTTCCTTGCATTGCGTCATTTCTTTAGCTGTTCATTTTGAAAATCTGCATCTGATTAAAAATTTTAATACAATCGCGCTTGTACGTTGTCAAATATCCATTCTATATATTCGCCGTCATTCTCACCATTTTTTTCAGTTTTCACTTTATTTATGAGAAGAAACCTACTCCACCTTTTAACCCCGCTGACGGTGCTTACCACACAGGTGGCATGGGCCCAGGACCGCACGGTGACCGGCACCGTGGCCGGCTCCGACGGCGCATCCATTCCGGGCGTGACGGTGCTCGTGAAAGGCACCAAGCTGGGCACTTCCACCGATGCGGATGGCAAATTCTCCATCTCGGCACCGGGCACGGCCACCACGCTGGTGTTCTCCTACGTGGGCTATGCCACTCAGGAAGTGGCCATTGGTGACAGAACGTCCTTCAACGTGCGCCTGGCCACCGACGCCAAGGGCCTCGACGAAGTGGTGGTGGTGGGCTACGGCACCCAGGCGCGGCGCGACCTGACGGGCAGCGTGGCTTCCATCTCGGGCAAGGAAATTGCCACCGCGCCGGTGCAAAGCTTCGACCAGGCCTTGCAGGGCCGGGCCCCGGGCGTGAACATCACCACCCCCAACGGCGTGCTCAACAACCCGCCGGTTATCCGCATCCGCGGCGTGAACTCCATCAACCTGAGCTCGGCCCCGCTGGTGGTGATTGACGGCATTCCCGCCTTCAGCGGCAACAACTCGGCGCTGGGCAGCGTGCCCAACAACCCGCTCAGCAACCTGAACCCGGCCGACATCGAAAGCATGGAAGTGCTGAAAGATGCCTCGGCTTCGGCCATTTACGGCTCGCGGGCCGCCGGTGGCGTCATTCTGGTGACCACCAAGAAGGGCCGCAAAGGCCAGAGCCGCCTAAACTACGACACGTGGGTGGGCTGGTCGAAGCCGGTGCGGCTGTACGACGTGCTGGGCGCGCAGGACTACGTGACCATCAAGAACGAAGCCGTGCGCAACCTCAACGCCAACCGTCGGGCCATTCAACAGCCAGCTACTAACATCGAGGGCTTCAAGCTGGCCGACGCCAACGGCAACGCGGCCGACACGCGCTGGTACGACTACATCTACCGCACGGGCTTCTCGCAGTCGCACAACCTGAACTTCTCGGGCGGCACCGACAAAACCACCTTCTTCTCCTCGGTGGGCTACACCAAGCAGAAGGGCATGATTGTGAACAACGACTTCCAGCGCATTTCGGCCCGCCTGAACGTGGACCACAAGGTGTTCAGCCGCTTCACGGTGGGCATGCGCGTGGGCTACTCGGGCACGCAGAATTCTTCGCCCAACACGGGCTCGGTGGGCGACAACTCGTT
Proteins encoded in this region:
- a CDS encoding DUF4394 domain-containing protein; its protein translation is MRTSFTALLLATAGLFGIRHQAQAQTVYALTYPVDVLSYSLLSFDAVVPGNPVMRGRVTGLVSNTYLVGLELRPATGQLLALGYESSLSQVRLYELNKTTGAATPLGPPTGLYLGNLSGGIGFSIDPTTDQIRVVTPVGNSYRLNAATGAMLAADASLAYAATDANTGQTPNIQAISYTNNYSGSPATQLFSIERTGSRLVQHAPSSASTLATVGPLGVSLPVNFDFGIAANSQSQTNQLYLMTCASTGQYTYTANWYRVNAGTGAATLVGTIGTPDSFTRIGNVAVPYTLVSATRDQADLATDLSVYPNPAAGAASLRFRLLRAAAVELRVTDALGRKMPAPPARPLAAGPQALRWETSGIRPGLYVVRLLVDGQLAAQRRVAVAD
- a CDS encoding SDR family oxidoreductase; protein product: MRVFITGANRGLGLELTRQYLERGDQVFAASRQPTQAAELQQLRQQYADRLVLLPLDVAKADSIAAAAQAVQSQTDALDVLINNAGVYPHAGSGDAHQRLGQLTHDDAIETMQVNAIGPLLVAQALLPLLRAGQRGRILSISSGQGSLTWKATGDPYHYSASKAALNMYMRSLAAEVGHMGLLSVLVDPGWMRTEMGGDHATQEPADSARGIIRLAEQLHADENGSFLTWQGQHVPW